GCTCGGGGAAGCGGCAGGCCATGGACGGTCTGCCGTGGGCTCCCGAACGGACCGCTGCGGTCCTCACGGAATTCACGGGAATGGACCTCATGCTCAACCGACGCGGCTTGGTGGGTGCGGGCGCTGCGCTCGCCGCGGGTTCCGCACTCACCGGCGCCATGTACGACTGGCTGCACACCGACCCGACACCGGCCGGCGCCCCACGCCACGACGCCCCGTTCGCTTCCGACTCCTTCGACGAACTCGACCAGATCGGCCTCGACCGCTACGAGGCGGCCCCCGTGGGGTCGCAGGAGATCGATGCGCTGGAGCGCTCGGTCGAGGTGTTCCGCGCCTGGGACGCGGCCCGCGGCGGCGGGCTGCAGCGCAAGGCCGTGGTGGGCCAGCTCAACGAGGTGGGCGGCATGCTCGCCTACCGCCACCCCGAGCATCTGCAGCGCAGGCTGTGGGGGGTGGCCGCCAATCTGGCGGTGCTGGCCGGCTGGATGTCCCACGATGTGGGCCTGGAGCCCACCGCCCAGAAGTACTTCATCATCGCCGCCCATGCGGCCCGTGAGGGCGGCGACCGCCCCCGCGCCGGTGAGGCGCTCTCCCGTGCCGCCCGCCAGATGGTCCATCTGGGCCGCCCGGACGACGCACTGGATCTGATGAAGCTGGCCAAGTCCGGTTCCGGCGAGGAAACCCTGCCGCGCACCCGCGCCATGCTGCACACCATCGAGGCCTGGGCGCAGGCCTCCAAGGGGCAGGGGCAGGCGATGCGCCGCACCCTGGGCGAGGCGGAGGACCTGTTCGTCTCGGACAAGGGCGATGTGCCGCCGCCGAGCTGGATGCAGATGTTCGACGAGGCGGATCTGCACGGCATGCAGGCGCTGGCGTTCCGTACCCTCGCCGACCACGATCCCTCGGTCGCCCGGGTTGCCCAGCACCACGCCAAGCGGGCGCTGATACTGCGGGAGAACGGCCGCCAGCGGTCGCAGATCTTCGACTACATCTCGATGGCGTCGGCCTGCTTCATCGGCAACGACCCCGAACAGGCCGACCGTTACGCCAGGCTGGCGCTGGTGTCCATCGGGGAGAACTCCTCGCAGCGGACCTGGGACCGGCTCCGTGAAATGTTCCGGCTCACGGGGCAGTACGCGAGCTACGCCAAGATCCAGGACCTGCGCGAGGAGATCCAGGATGTCCTGCCGAAGGCGAAGCCCAAGTCCAAGGGGTCGGGCCTCGGTCCCGGCATCGGAGCGGGCCTCGGCAAGAACTTCTCGGCCTGAGGCGGGCGGTGACACGCGGGCGGTCACACGGAGGGTGACGGTGCGTCACCTGTAGCCGCAGGTGACGAAACGTCCTCCGTGAACCTGCCGCCTCACCTGCCCACCGCCGGTCCGCCGGGCCGACGTCACCAGGGCGGGCGCAGGTGGCGCCCGCTCCGCCGTCCGCTGCCGCGAGGTGTGTCAGCCGCCGACCCTGGCGATCAGCACACAGGCGTCGTCCTCGCGCTCGGCGGTGCCGAACTCCTCGACGACGATGCGGACGCTGTCCTGGGCACTGCGCGCGGCGGCGAACCGCGGCGCCAGGGCGAGGAGCCGCTCGGCACCCTCATGGGCGGCATCCGCGCCCTGCGCACGGCGCGGGACGAGGCCGTCGGTGTGCAGGACGAGGAGGTCGCCGGGCTCCAGTTGCTCGGTGTGCTGGGTGTAGGACGCACCCGAGGTCGCCCCGAGGAGTACCCCCTCGGGCGGGTCCAGCGCGCGCCCCGTGCCGCCGCGGAACAGCAGCGGTGCGGGGTGCCCCGCCTGGGCCCACTCCAGCGTCCGCGCGGCCGCGTCGAACCGGCCGCACACCGCGCTGCCCAGCGCCGGCTGCGCGGCGCTGTCCAGCAGTTGGTTGAGGAAGCCCATCAGGGGTCCCGGCCGGTGTCCGGCGACCGCCATACCGCGCAGCGCGCCGAGCACCATCGCCATTCCGGACGTGGCGGTGACGCCGTGCCCGGTGAGGTCGCCGACGCTCAGCAGGGTGCTGCCGTCCGGGAGTTGCAGTGCGTCGTACCAGTCCCCGCCGATCAGGTCGCGGGTGCCGGACGGCAGATAGCGACCGGCGAGGTCGAGGGCCACCGGGCCGCCGTGCGGGAACCGCAGGGAGCCGCGCCACGGCGGCAGCACAGCTTCCTGCAGCTCGACCGCAAGCCGGTGCTCGGTCTGCGCGATCTGCCGCTCGCGGTGCAGCGAGTCACGGGTCTCGCGTACCGCCTGCTGGCTGCGGCGCAGCTCGCTGACGTCCCGCAGCACGGCCCACATGCATGCGGTACTGCCGTCGGCGTCGAGCACCGGCTCGCCCACCATGTGCACCGTGCGCAGACTCTCGTCGGGGCGCACGATGCGGAATTCGCCGTCGATCGGCCGGCCGTCCACCAGACAGTCCGTGACCATCGTGGCCAGCCCGTCCTGGTCCTCGGGGTGCACCAGGGACGGCAGCTCGTCGAGGGTGAGCGGCCCGTCGGACGGGGCCCGGCCGAACATCGCGAACAGCTCGTCGGACCAGCTGACCTCGTCGGTGAGCAGATTCCACTCGGCGCTGCCCACCCGGCGCAGCAGCGCGCCGCGCTCATGCGGCTCGGGCTCCTGCGGGGCCGGGGGCGGTCCGGTCTCCGGTGCCGGGGCGTCCGCGCTTCCGGCGGGCAGGCCCTCTCTCAGCTGGTCGAGATGGCCCCCGAGGTCGTCGAGGTGGTGCACCGCGAGATCGCACAGGGCCCGCTGCCAGCGCAGCTGCGGGTCGGCGAGGAGGTCGGTGTCCACCGTGGACTCCCGGCGGACCGCGTCGAGGCCACCGCGCAGGCGGCGGGCCTGCGTGATGAGTGCCTCGACCGTCTCACGCTCGGGGGGCCGGTCGGCTGAGTGATCCGCGAAGAGAGGGGACGGCATGACGTACTCCGTGATCAGGCGGCGCCGGGCTGAAGGGCCGGTAACGACTGTTGCACAGGCGGCGACGGTCCGTAAGGGATTTGGCACTACCCGATACGGTGGTGCATCTGGCATATGCCACCGGCCTTCCTGGGGCAACCCCGGGGCGAATCGGCGGAATGACGGCTTCCACGCTAGGCTTCGGCCGCCGTACAGCAGGCGGTCCCGCCGATCCATGGTGGGAACGAGGCATACGGCCCGTGGTCACCGGCAAGAATGCCGGTCAGCGGAAATCCCGTTGCCAGCCTGTCCCCCGCACCGGATGCTGACCTCATGTTCGATCCAGACATAGCGCCCAGTGGCACCCTGCTCGGCCTCCTGCAGCGAGGCCGCGGCGACGGGACCCTGCATGCCCTCGCGGCGCCGCGGGCCGAGGCGCTCGCGGCACTCAACGACAGCGTGCTGCGCGACCCCCGGCGCGACTGGCAGGTCGAGAACCGCTCGCTCTACTACGCACGCCTCTACATGCAGCTCGACGGCGGGCTCGAGCAGATCGAACGCCATCTCTTCCACCCCGACGACCTCGTCGACACCGGCGAGGAGCGCACCGGCCTGGCCCTCGCCGTCCTCGGCCACCTCGCCGCGTACGGCAGGGACGCCGCCCGCCTGCTGCTGCGCAGCTATGCCGCGGCCGGCAGCAACTGGCGCTGGGCCCTGGACGAGCTTGCGCTGCGTGACGACGATGCCGGGCTGATGACCCTCGCCCCCGCCGTCCTTGCCCGCTTCCCCGAGACCGAGGAGGGCGAGGCCGAGCTGGCCGCCGCCGTCCGCGACGCCTTCGAGCCCCGGCCCTGGCGGCTGTGGGCCGAGGACCCCCGTTACCGCGCGCGCCTGGCCGCCGCCGGGGAACAGGGCTCCTTCGACCGCTGGCAGCGGCAGCTGCGACCCAGCGGGCCGCGGCCCGGCTGGAGCGTGACCGAGGTGCTGGAGTGGGCCCAGCAGGGCCTGGAGCTGGAGCCCGTGGAGCAGCGGCACCACGCCGC
This genomic stretch from Streptomyces nigrescens harbors:
- a CDS encoding HEAT repeat domain-containing protein; the protein is MFDPDIAPSGTLLGLLQRGRGDGTLHALAAPRAEALAALNDSVLRDPRRDWQVENRSLYYARLYMQLDGGLEQIERHLFHPDDLVDTGEERTGLALAVLGHLAAYGRDAARLLLRSYAAAGSNWRWALDELALRDDDAGLMTLAPAVLARFPETEEGEAELAAAVRDAFEPRPWRLWAEDPRYRARLAAAGEQGSFDRWQRQLRPSGPRPGWSVTEVLEWAQQGLELEPVEQRHHAAARCLGAVAGPEDRPELLRAAHSAPDAARAAVLHHLAERGDPATLDLIEAAVADLFSSEQLVSAALAAFTRMRSVAAIERARIWAPRTDRLGAAAAAVLARRGGLRDAEPVLAALRRTVREEGPDADGLWELVDGTGRLGVGCAAPVLRHIYRETSSSHLRGRAAGALAATDPGFAAGFAVECLWDCEETTRELAARHAATGDDRVVEQLRRLAADPAEEDEVQTAVRSRIGPEGS
- a CDS encoding PP2C family protein-serine/threonine phosphatase produces the protein MPSPLFADHSADRPPERETVEALITQARRLRGGLDAVRRESTVDTDLLADPQLRWQRALCDLAVHHLDDLGGHLDQLREGLPAGSADAPAPETGPPPAPQEPEPHERGALLRRVGSAEWNLLTDEVSWSDELFAMFGRAPSDGPLTLDELPSLVHPEDQDGLATMVTDCLVDGRPIDGEFRIVRPDESLRTVHMVGEPVLDADGSTACMWAVLRDVSELRRSQQAVRETRDSLHRERQIAQTEHRLAVELQEAVLPPWRGSLRFPHGGPVALDLAGRYLPSGTRDLIGGDWYDALQLPDGSTLLSVGDLTGHGVTATSGMAMVLGALRGMAVAGHRPGPLMGFLNQLLDSAAQPALGSAVCGRFDAAARTLEWAQAGHPAPLLFRGGTGRALDPPEGVLLGATSGASYTQHTEQLEPGDLLVLHTDGLVPRRAQGADAAHEGAERLLALAPRFAAARSAQDSVRIVVEEFGTAEREDDACVLIARVGG
- a CDS encoding DNA-binding protein NsdB; translation: MDRQPNTRLADLFGLAGWSKGELARLVNRQAAAMGHPQLATDTSRVRRWIDMGETPRDPVPKVLASLFTERLGRVVTIEDLGFARTGRSGKRQAMDGLPWAPERTAAVLTEFTGMDLMLNRRGLVGAGAALAAGSALTGAMYDWLHTDPTPAGAPRHDAPFASDSFDELDQIGLDRYEAAPVGSQEIDALERSVEVFRAWDAARGGGLQRKAVVGQLNEVGGMLAYRHPEHLQRRLWGVAANLAVLAGWMSHDVGLEPTAQKYFIIAAHAAREGGDRPRAGEALSRAARQMVHLGRPDDALDLMKLAKSGSGEETLPRTRAMLHTIEAWAQASKGQGQAMRRTLGEAEDLFVSDKGDVPPPSWMQMFDEADLHGMQALAFRTLADHDPSVARVAQHHAKRALILRENGRQRSQIFDYISMASACFIGNDPEQADRYARLALVSIGENSSQRTWDRLREMFRLTGQYASYAKIQDLREEIQDVLPKAKPKSKGSGLGPGIGAGLGKNFSA